The genomic DNA GAACGATGTCCACAAGCGGTCGACCCGCGCGTGCGATCGTGACCTTCTCGCCTTCGAGAACGCGTGCGATCAGCGAAGAGAGCTGGCTCTTCGCCTCGTGCATGTTCATCTGGGCCATCACCCTAGCTTAGCTAAGTCGGGCCCGTTCCAAAAGAGTTCCCCGGCTCAGCCGTGGAGCTGCTCGTCCTTGTCCTCTTCATCATCGTCGTCCTCACCGGACTTGATCGCGCCCATCTCGCGTATCTGCCACTCGCCCCATTCGCCCATCAACTGCGCGATGGCGGCGTGGAACTTCGCGGTGGCGACGCCGGGCGTCGTGTCGCCGAAGTAGCGCTGCACCCACATGCGCAGCCGCATGATGGCGTCCTCGTCGCCACGGACGCGTTCGACCTCGCGCACGACGTCGGCCGCGGCATCCGCGCTCAGCCACTCGCAGTCGGAGAGATACCCGCCGGTGTCCACCGACGCGCGCTCGTCGACCGGACGCGTGATCATGAGCGGCTTGCCCGCCGCCAGGCGGTCGTAGACCATCGCGGAGATGTCGACGATCGCGACGTCGGCGGAGGCGAGCTGCCAGCCGAGCTCCGGGCCGTCGTCGTAGACGTGCTGCGCGCGGGGGTCCGCGTTGT from Microbacterium profundi includes the following:
- a CDS encoding type II toxin-antitoxin system Phd/YefM family antitoxin, whose translation is MAQMNMHEAKSQLSSLIARVLEGEKVTIARAGRPLVDIVPHRELTVVYGLAADEPEHDPSLFDGVDEEINDLFYGRRS